A portion of the Lolium rigidum isolate FL_2022 chromosome 1, APGP_CSIRO_Lrig_0.1, whole genome shotgun sequence genome contains these proteins:
- the LOC124651283 gene encoding uncharacterized protein LOC124651283, protein MIAAGTASMGRAATPTTPGSQSRWPRAVARLRLALRPPAAESGSSGRWMGCFRPAPVPAPSASAVAVAVKEAKRKGPEVETEPARGGGEDVWSAQAEVEVEQGGVFPEHLVVMVNGLVGSADDWKFAAQQFVRRMPHKVIVHRSQCNSATQTFDGVDLMGERLANEVLSVVEQRRGVKKISIVAHSLGGLVARYAIGRLYERNIRIKSPVGNSRNEGERLEGLIAGLEPMNFITFASPHLGSSGNKQLPFLCGLPFLERRASETAHLLVGRTGKHLFLTDSDDGRRPLLLQMVDDCDDIKFRSGLRSFKRRVAYANANFDHMVGWRTSSIRRQHELPKHRLLVRDEKYPHIVHVDRGITNSNETEVNTNLYDPEEEMIRGLTQVPWERVDVSFQKSGQRLVAHNTIQVKSYWLNSDGADVINHMMDNFLA, encoded by the exons ATGATCGCCGCCGGCACAGCCTCGATGGGCCGTGCCGCCACTCCAACAACCCCCGGGTCCCAGTCCCGCTGGCCGCGTGCCGTGGCGCGGCTCCGCCTGGCGCTCCGTCCTCCAGCCGCGGAGAGTGGTAGCAGCGGGCGCTGGATGGGCTGCTTCAGGCCGGCGCCGGTGCCCGCGCCGTCAGCATCGGCGGTCGCGGTGGCGGTGAAGGAGGCGAAGCGGAAGGGGCCGGAGGTGGAAACGGAGCCAGCGCGCGGCGGAGGGGAGGACGTCTGGAGCGCTCAGGCCGAGGTGGAGGTAGAGCAGGGCGGGGTGTTCCCCGAGCACCTCGTCGTCATGGTCAATGGCCTCGTGGGGAG CGCGGATGACTGGAAGTTTGCGGCACAGCAGTTCGTGAGGCGGATGCCACACAAAGTGATCGTTCATC GGAGTCAATGCAACTCTGCTACACAGACATTTGATGGAGTCGACTTAATGGGGGAAAGGTTAGCGAATGAG GTTCTATCAGTTGTCGAGCAAAGAAGAGGTGTGAAGAAGATCTCAATTGTGGCACACTCTCTAGGCGGTCTTGTTGCCAGATACGCTATTGGAAGGCTTTATGAACGCAATATCAGAATTAAATCTCCTGTTGGGAACAGCCGAAATGAAGGTGAACGATTAGAGGGTCTCATTGCCGGCTTAGAACCTATGAATTTTATAACCTTCGCATCACCACATCTGGGTTCAAGTGGAAACAAACAG CTCCCTTTTCTATGTGGCTTGCCTTTCCTGGAGAGAAGAGCGTCAGAAACTGCACATTTGCTTGTTGGAAGAACTGGAAAGCATTTATTCCTTACAGATAGTGATGATGGAAGGCGTCCACTTCTGCTTCAAATGGTTGATGACTGTGATGACATAAAATTCAG ATCAGGATTGCGCTCTTTCAAACGACGTGTGGCATATGCGAATGCGAATTTTGACC ATATGGTGGGGTGGAGAACATCATCAATCCGGCGTCAACACGAGTTGCCAAAA CACCGACTTCTTGTTCGTGATGAGAAGTATCCACATATTGTTCATGTTGATAGAGGAATTACAAACAGTAATGAAACCGAAGTCAATACTAATCTCTATGACCCGGAAG AGGAGATGATAAGAGGCCTGACACAAGTACCGTGGGAACGTGTTGACGTGAGCTTCCAGAAAAGTGGTCAAAGATTGGTTGCTCATAACACCATACAG GTGAAGAGCTATTGGCTTAACTCAGATGGAGCTGACGTTATCAACCATATGATGGATAATTTCCTCGCCTAG